The Herbiconiux sp. SALV-R1 nucleotide sequence ACCGAGCGCCTCCAGCTCGTGGAAGAGCACCTCGACGTCGACGACGACGCCGTTAGCGATGACGGGCGTGACGCCCGGGGTGAGGATGCCCGAAGGCAGCAGGTGCAGCGCGTACTTCTTGTCGCCCACCACCACCGTGTGGCCGGCGTTGTTGCCGCCGTTGAACTTGACGACGTAGTCGACGCGGCTGCCGAGCAGGTCGGTGGCCTTACCCTTGCCCTCGTCGCCCCACTGGGCGCCGATCAGGACGATCGCTGGCATGTGGATTCCCTCCGGATGCGGATGCAGGTTCCGATGTCAGTGCCCGGCGAGGGTGCCGGTTGACAGTCGATTCTATCGTGCGGTGGTCTTGGCGACCCTGATGCGGGTCGTGCCTGGGGAATCAGGATGCGCATCCGCTGGTTGTGGAGAACATGCCCGAGCTCCATCTCACGCTCTACTCGTCGAGCTTCTGCGGCGCCTGCAACAGCACGCGCGCCACGGTCGAGCGCGTGGCCGAGCTCGTCGGCGAGCGCCTCGACTGGCGTGAGGTGAACGTCGCCGACGCTCCCGATGAGAGTGAGGCGAGCGGCATCGTCACCACGCCGACCGTCGTCATCACAGGCGCCGACGGCTCCGAACGGATGCGCGCCTCCGGCGTTCCGACGACACCCCAGCTGCTGGCGGCGATCGCCGCCGCCCTCCCCTGACCCGCCCCGCGCCCTGCCTGCCACTTCTTACGGACAAAGTCCGTGATAACCGAGTTCTTCACGGACTTTGTCCGTAAGAACGTGGACGGAGGGGGCATGTGGCCCGAAGTACGGCGGTGGACGGCGCGGCCCACCGTCAGGTGAGATGAGCGCCGTCAGGTGGTGGGGAGGAGCATCGAGGGGGTGCCGAGAGGGAGGCGCTGGGTGACTCCCGCGGAGAGGCCGGTGGCGGGGTCGAGGGCGTGGGTGGTGATCTCGTCGGAGCCCTGGTGGGCGATATGGAGGAGGGATCCGTCGACGGCGTGGTGGCGCGGGATCGAACCTCCGCTCGCGAACTCGCCCACCCGCACCAGCTCGCCGCCCGGCGAAACCTCACCGCCAGGCCGAACCTCACCATCAGGTGAAACCTCGCCCAGGGGCGCGGAGCGGCGGAGCACCGCGATGACGTCGCTGCCCCGCACGCCGGCGTAGAGCAGGCTGCCGTCGGCGGAGGTGCAGAGGTGGGCGGCGGTGTCGCCTGGGCGCGGCCCGCCCTCCCGGAGCGCGAGGCGCTGCACGACGCGATACCCGCCGTCGGCCGGCTCGAGCACGACGGCCTCGCACGAGTACTCCATCACCACGACCAGCGCGCCACCGTCCAGCGCGACGAGGTGGCGGGGGCCGCTGCCGAAGGGCAGCGGGGTGGAGCTGCGCACCACGGGGGCGCCGTCGAGGAGGTCGATCTCGCGGAGGAGGTCGAAGCCGAGGTCGGTCACGACGAAGCGGGAGGGCGAGAGCCAGTGCACGAAGTGCGCGCGGCTGCCCGGCTCGAGGCCGAACGGCGGGGGCGTCGCGCGTCGAGCCTCGGGGTGGGGGTCGACGGCCGGGGCGACCGAGAGCGGCGCCCCCGGCATCCCGTCGTCGCCGAGCGGGTAGACGAGCACCGCGCCGTCTCCCCAGCACGCCGCGGCGAGGTGCCCGGCGCCGGGCGACACCGCCACGTGGCACACCAGCGGACCCGCCGGCTGCGACACGACCGCGGTGAGCGCCACGGGCGCGAGCGACTCCACGCGGTGCGCGGTCACCGTGCCGGCGACCTCGTCGGCGGAGTACACGATCGGCAGCCAGGGGTGCCACGCCAAGAAGCTCGGCGAGTTCCACGGATGCTCGGGCCCGGCCAGCCGAAGCCCCCCGGCCTCCGAAGGCACCAGACGGGCGATGCCTCGCGCATGCCCGTTCGCATCGCTCGTGTAACCACCCACCCAATAGCCCGCCTCGGTCGCGTCGTCATCGGTCATCGAGAGGCCGCCTCCAGTCGCAGCACGTAGAGCGCGTCGCCGAGGAATTCGGGCTGCTCCACCCGGAGGCCGGCGTCGACCGCGGTGGTGTGCACTGCATCCGTCTGTCTCC carries:
- a CDS encoding thioredoxin domain-containing protein, yielding MPELHLTLYSSSFCGACNSTRATVERVAELVGERLDWREVNVADAPDESEASGIVTTPTVVITGADGSERMRASGVPTTPQLLAAIAAALP
- a CDS encoding beta-propeller fold lactonase family protein codes for the protein MTDDDATEAGYWVGGYTSDANGHARGIARLVPSEAGGLRLAGPEHPWNSPSFLAWHPWLPIVYSADEVAGTVTAHRVESLAPVALTAVVSQPAGPLVCHVAVSPGAGHLAAACWGDGAVLVYPLGDDGMPGAPLSVAPAVDPHPEARRATPPPFGLEPGSRAHFVHWLSPSRFVVTDLGFDLLREIDLLDGAPVVRSSTPLPFGSGPRHLVALDGGALVVVMEYSCEAVVLEPADGGYRVVQRLALREGGPRPGDTAAHLCTSADGSLLYAGVRGSDVIAVLRRSAPLGEVSPDGEVRPGGEVSPGGELVRVGEFASGGSIPRHHAVDGSLLHIAHQGSDEITTHALDPATGLSAGVTQRLPLGTPSMLLPTT